The genomic window TACTCTCAAATGTgagcaagagccagatttccctattaATTACATGACACTTTTCCATAAAATTTCTCAAacgtaaattcacaaatgttgacccTGATTGGTGATAAGACCCAAAAACTCGCCATATAATAACCCAAATTGCTATTTTATCTATATTCATTATAGCTACCTCCTGTCTGTATTAGAGtttattggtctatagaatgttgtgatgtcatctgagacccaccaataaaacatctgtctgCACTCTCAACTTCATGTAATTaagtataaacaaaaacatattggcAAATCAATATGATTTAACATTCTGGCCatataaaagcataaaataaataaataaaaaataaaactttcatAAGGAGGAGATTTCCCGCGCCCGTACGCACGCCCCACAAACAGGAGACGTCATCACGTTACTTCCTGCTTCTCGGCTGTAAACTTTTGACACCAGAAATGAAGTTCAAAATCCAATGTATCTCTGTTTAACAAATGGATTCAACTTTAAGACAAACCGTGGACACTTTTTGGACTGCATAATTTAACCTCGAACCGGACAATTAATCAGCAAGTACGTAAAAGTCGTTTGTTTATTCTGAAAAAGTTTGTAGCTAGCTGCCTCATGTTGGGCTAAAGTTAGCTCTGTCACTTAGCAGTTTGTCACAAGTTGACCTTAAGTTTAAAGAAATGACAACAGCTATAATTACTGGTATTACTTtaaattttatgattttaatgctttatattacattacaggAGATCATTATTACATATTATCCCAGCATGAATTTACAACAAATAATACATTGAAATCTGTTTTTCATTTGCTTTCTTTATTACCACCAAGTTATCAGataatactttcttttaaaatatggTTATTATTGGCTCTTGCCGTGGAGGTACtattgtttggaatgttccacaatatgacattattaTCTCtattaaggttgtcaaaagtatcgatcagatactaatcaattcTAAAACTAGATGAATTGAGTAATGGGGGAAAGTCTTTCCAGTGcctaaaatcaaataaatccaaaattgatcagtttaataccatactatggGACATTCCAAACTAAGAAATAGCATCACCTTGGAGACAGAGAAATAAGTGCCAAACtcagcaccagaaaagttgcctAGTGCATAGACTAAACACTTCTCCTAATCCCTACCTAATATTTGCATAACTTCATTGTTTAATTGTTACCACAGTTAATCCTCTTGTGAGTGTTTCAAAGTACATAACACCTCCCATCAGAATAATGCACACTGCACTCAGAGAGAccaggaatcaaacccacaacctccttactgagaggaggagactgcCACAGTAACAGAGGGAGGACATGcgcactccactcagagagataaggattctaacccacaacctctttcTTACTAATGTAgtctgttgttttcactttttcttgCAGGAGTATATGTACaagagtgtttatttttttaaatcatggaGGACCCGAACAGACCACAGAGAAAGATGTCGACCGCTGGGGACAGTCTCTACAAAGTCTTGGGGCTGGAGAAAGGAGCTACTCAAGACGAAATTAAGAAAGCTTACAggtctctcctctgcatcctcagcTCCATCTTACCCTCTATTCAGCTTGGTCTGCTCTTTGGTCTAATTCTAGGCTCCCTGTTTCATGGTCGCGCTAACCTCAACATCCTTCTacccatatattcactgtccctcctctataCCTCATATTGGTTAATCAATGTTTAGAGACCTCAAGTTTATTTTAATGGGTTTCCTTCACGTGAAATCTCAACATTCTAAGCAGCCTGTAGTTTAAGTCATAGTTGTAATAGTTGAATAATTAATATTTCTTTCTATTTATAAACTGTTTCAAGTCTTTAAGAGtgagtccttttttttttcactcattcaagctgtttcttcagttctgatagGCTGGCTTAAATATCCATccgagggaggagctaactacccTGAAACTAACGCACCCTAGTTGTTTACACTAGGCAAgggaaggcaaggcaagtttatttgtacagcacaattcgtacacaaggtaatttaaagtgctttatggaataaaaaagacattaaaatcacaatgcaacaaatcaaaacataaataatcacaaataatcatcataaaagtaacaacaaaggagaaaagtgcagaataaaaccctttcagtcacatgcacagataaactgaactgttttgagcctggatttaaacattgtcaaagtagaggcctgtttcacatcttcaggaagattgttccaggttttagctgcagaaaactgaaatactgattccccatgtttagtcctgactctgtgcaccagcaggaggctggtccctgaagtcctcagagtgtgagatggttcatgtggctcatgtgggagatgttctttggtgctggtccatggagaaaCTTgttcagagctgctttaaagtctattctctgagccacaggagccagagacctgagcacagaacCTATGttcttgtacttcctggttctagtcaggaccctagtagcagtgttctggatgtactgcagctgtcttaacgctcatttggagaggccagtgagtagTACGTTacagtctaacctactggaggcAAATTAATGGATAAGGAGACTTTGTCATTGACTAcagctcactgagagaaggtcAAAGGATTTGAATAcaagatatatttaaaaaaataaaaataaaaaaatttcattgctacataatttcatatatcttGTATCATATGTCTGGTGTCTCCCGTAtgcataaaatgtagaaagtagtaaacaaagataaaaattAATCAGAaggtatgtccaaacttttgattggtatatttttttctacaggAAGTTAGCTTTGAGGCATCACCCAGACAAGAACCCGGACAACCCCGAAGCGGCCGAGAAGTTTAAGGAAATTAACAATGCAAATTCAATCCTGAGTGATGAGAATAAACGGCGTATCTATGATGAGTACGGCTCCATGGGGCTTTACGTGGCCGAGCAGTTTGGAGAAGAGAGTGTCAAATACTACTTCCTCATGTCCAAATGCTGGTTCAAGgtctgtgtaaaaacaaaaccacTTTCTGTGTGAAGTGTGAGTGTGAAAACATCATTGCACCTTAACTAATTTGTGTTATTAGAGAATCTGTTGAACATTTTGCCAGtttttacagagatattaatcataaaccaggtcaacacatctgctaTCCGACAGTTAAaaagcaaattccaccataaaaTTCTTATCTGTCATCTGGCTCAATTTAAACTATAAAGATTTtacaatattgtgatgtcacatgaatgCAACCAATTCACTCTCCCAGATGGGGACAAAAGCTAGTGTCCCTGtttatgaaaaaatatttattacattgtgtGCAGCTGCATAATGATCTAATGTAGTATATTCATTGCTATTATAATAGTATTGTGTCTGATTGACATATTTGATCTACACAGGATTACCACATATTGTGCAGTTGTGTTCAGGGCCTGGTGATTTTACTGTATATTCTCTCAATGTATCcaccttattccggaagttgACATGGGCACTGCCATCGTCATCCTCAATTTAtcaatgaatgggattcccacttaactggaagtgcTACCACAAAGAGCATAGTTTAGTAATGTTTAAAGACAAATGATTGCAGGGCGGTGTAAGGTCAATCCATTTGCCTCTCAATGTTTGCTGTCTATTCTGTAATTGTGTAGGACCTGttggttttacattttactctgtTCTCTTATATTGTGCTCAGGGCCTGGTGATCTGCTGCACCATCTTCACGTGCTGCTGttgtttctgctgctgctgtttctgTTGTGGTAAATGTTCCCCTAAAGAAGAGGAGGACTTCGGCTACATCGACCCCGAAGACCTGGAGAACGAGCTGCGCCAACAAGAAGGTCAGgacttaaataataaaaaacaaaaacatcagaacTTTTTCCAACTCTGCATTCCAAAAAAAGTTTCCAAGAAGTAGCCGTTTATAGAGATGTTAAGGTTATTCAGTCAATTAGTAATCAAGATTATTAATGTCACAGTATaatcaataatcaataataatatagcaacattttaaggacttttctccattcaaaagaaaggattattagttttaaattataaattacaaaaacGTGCTTTTTTAACAACAATACTATATTGTTAATACCAGTCCATTGCGTCTGTTtagtacattttataaacaggaTAGTTTATAGTTATCTCAGTGTTGAATATATTGAATGTTGTGTTAATCCTCATATACTATCTAATGTGTAatggaaaatatgttttttttttcaccttttgGTGTTCCTTCTCCTTTTCTGTTTAGTTTTGAATGTATGTGTCATATAGGGATGTAAGAATTTATCAACTAAACGTAATTAGTCATCTGTAAAAATAATAGTTGCAGCCCTATCCTTATATATACTTATTATACGCATACTAAATTTAAATTTTTGCATGTTCAATTGTAGTTTCCTCATTATCACTTTACTTCAAATGTGGCTCTATATTTCCTGTATTTAAggaatgggaaaaaaacaaaacaaaacatttgtacattgagttttgtgtcattttgtttcACAGCAGAGGAAGACTCTGTTGCACAGCCCAGCTCTGATAGAACAGAAGGTAATGGTCAGTGGTACTcagctaaagctaacaacgCTAACGCTAGCATTGCTGCTGCTTCACTAATACTGGGCTAATTGCACAGGGTAGAACTCGTTTTTATGCAACTAATCCTGTTGCGAAATGGTGAATTAACAGATTCTAACAATAGCTACTGAACTGGATGTTTCATgcaaagtagaagaaaaatgacTCTTGATCATAATGTAACTCATGTATTTGCTTCAAGTGCTTATGGCTGTTTTTTGGTAGCATGTAGTCACTGATAAccgaaaatacattttaaaattaaccagatttttttttttttttcatgtaaaacttttatttatttgttttggcagaccatataatatatataaaggtttaacaaatatgacatttacaaGTATGAATAACAGTATGGACACAGAGCTGCCTGGCTAGTTCCGGTTCTCTCAAAAGTGCAGAGCCGCTGTTCCTGCACCAGTCATTTTCTCTCATTCAGTAGAGTTGCTAAAATAACTCAATATTTACATAACAGACAGCGAGTTACAAATGGATGGTCACATAGGCATATTAAGACCTTTACAACAATGTAAGCACTTAACTAAAGGaaacttgtgtatttgtgtcgcaaagctaatgctaacttaatctcaaaataaaatgcaaaacaacttgATGAAAATCTAATGACAAGTCATTTGTTTCTCTGTGCAAAATCATTCATACTCTACTGCTATGTTAACATcactaattaattttaatttcaggtagcattagcttcaagacacaaatacctacttttataaacacagaagctTTCTCCGGTGAAGTATTTACATCATACAGAATGAATGGAGTGGGAAGTGCAGCTGTGCACTTTTTGAGAGAACCAGAACTAGGCAACTGGTTCCTTCAAAACGGTCTATTGGGTTGTAGCTGCTCATAAGCtcaatataaatgaataaatatggcCCACAGCACCGGCTGTTCCTCTAACATGAGATGGATTCTGAGTGACACAGGGTCAAAGCACCCACTTAGTATTGTGAATATATATACGGTGAAAACAAAGTTTGTGGAGCGAGGACAGTCCTGTACAAAGTCCATCTGCATTGGCTTATTTAGCGAAACATGTCTGAGTGACATGTTTTCTCATTTGCACACGGAGCTCAtggtcacagcagcagcagctcaaaGAGACAAACTCCTCTCGCTGCACCAGGCATCTTCTTGCTTGATTGTGAACTAAAATGCAACTAGATCCTTAGTCCAAGCCCATCAGCCAAATAGCCTCTATGTCAAGCTACAGTGCTAATGCACAGAGTGTTCATAGACGGAAGTGCATTTCCTATTTAAAAAGTGATGACTAGcgggttagatatgtccatttatatatatacagtctaagtgCAGTGTTGCAGTCTCGGCTGACTTGTGTTTTCCCTCATCATCATGTTGAAGAATTTTTGATGACTTATTAGATCTAATGTGAGAAGCCTGTATCCCCTCTCCCGTGTTGTGGGG from Periophthalmus magnuspinnatus isolate fPerMag1 chromosome 22, fPerMag1.2.pri, whole genome shotgun sequence includes these protein-coding regions:
- the dnajc5gb gene encoding dnaJ (Hsp40) homolog, subfamily C, member 5 gamma b isoform X1; this translates as MEDPNRPQRKMSTAGDSLYKVLGLEKGATQDEIKKAYRKLALRHHPDKNPDNPEAAEKFKEINNANSILSDENKRRIYDEYGSMGLYVAEQFGEESVKYYFLMSKCWFKGLVICCTIFTCCCCFCCCCFCCGKCSPKEEEDFGYIDPEDLENELRQQEAEEDSVAQPSSDRTEGENTPIVIQPHAANGSSGPSNPPIALPDK
- the dnajc5gb gene encoding dnaJ (Hsp40) homolog, subfamily C, member 5 gamma b isoform X2 codes for the protein MEDPNRPQRKMSTAGDSLYKVLGLEKGATQDEIKKAYRKLALRHHPDKNPDNPEAAEKFKEINNANSILSDENKRRIYDEYGSMGLYVAEQFGEESVKYYFLMSKCWFKGLVICCTIFTCCCCFCCCCFCCGKCSPKEEEDFGYIDPEDLENELRQQEEEDSVAQPSSDRTEGENTPIVIQPHAANGSSGPSNPPIALPDK
- the dnajc5gb gene encoding dnaJ (Hsp40) homolog, subfamily C, member 5 gamma b isoform X3 — encoded protein: MEDPNRPQRKMSTAGDSLYKVLGLEKGATQDEIKKAYRKLALRHHPDKNPDNPEAAEKFKEINNANSILSDENKRRIYDEYGSMGLYVAEQFGEESVKYYFLMSKCWFKGLVICCTIFTCCCCFCCCCFCCGKCSPKEEEDFGYIDPEDLENELRQQEGENTPIVIQPHAANGSSGPSNPPIALPDK